In Litorimonas taeanensis, one DNA window encodes the following:
- a CDS encoding beta strand repeat-containing protein — MITARHTSKLPSLLSISALALTLSLAATAFNGGQALAQDNSCILDTGTLPGAADGFDSDGGADATGRVENFACGPNADATGTGAFGANTAVGDNANASGNDSFNTAVGSFSNASGEGSVNSAFGRGARAFGDNSFNIAAGRDSIASGNNSSNTAYGTYAVAAGDLSFNLATGAGAQASGDNGRNTAIGSDARTEGDNSRNTAIGAHSGAFGANSRNTATGANADATGEMSFNVASGHFSIARGDNSRNISSGYLSRADGDISRNIAIGDGADASGDESANLANGWSSNASGAVGFNIATGVAADASGNESENIALGRFADASGDNSGNMANGSFSNASGATSINLATGNSSDARGDLSRNIASGHVANASGDLSRNIASGDAANASGDDSENIAIGLASNASGDDSGNMANGRFSNASGAMSNNIATGNGANASGDLGRNIALGEASNASGEESYNIANGAFSNASGAMSQNIATGLRADASGAMSINIATGNRANASGAESNNIANGSFSNASGAMSQNIATGLRADASGDLGRNIASGDASNASGEESYNIANGAFSNASGAMSNNIATGNGADASGDLGRNIASGDSSNASGEESYNIANGAFSNASGAMSNNIATGTGANASGEESNNIANGSFSNASGNNSFNTASGIYSIATGDNSDNYAVGRNAIAFGNNSTNNAIGRFSDASGSNSANISYGAGAVSQGDNSFNTAIGDGSNASGDSSNNIANGRRNNASGNESRNIAFGLGAVSAGNFSDNYATGLAANASGTNSQNMANGRASNASGDGSANIAFGADLNYDGTGADARGPGTMQIAIGADSAATGENALAIGGQAQATFANSIALGMGSITYRANTVSVGAVGAERQITNVAAGTQGTDAVNVNQLNGVQSTVNTNSTAIGANSAAIGNNGTAIAGNTAAIGTNSTAIAGNTAAIGTNTTAIAGNTAAIGTNTTAIAGNTAAIGANSTAIAGNTTAINSVRADLTTTQSDVAANTASIGTNTAAISTNSTRIQGNANNIAAIETDISGVTTRVTAAETGVADNRTAIASNSQSIAGNSARITTNAADIMANSGLIASNSLGISANKSAIDLNTAAISNNAEGLSKVRHGSAALASIPDLYLGSDETWSIAGGLALYDDGFGGSETGFGGGIQMRSRTSDKWSVGISSAISGDAAIVRVQGRIGG; from the coding sequence GTGATCACTGCAAGACACACATCAAAATTACCATCATTATTGAGCATTAGCGCGCTGGCGCTCACGCTTAGCCTTGCCGCGACGGCCTTTAACGGAGGACAGGCTCTTGCTCAGGATAACTCCTGCATACTGGACACAGGAACTCTTCCAGGCGCTGCCGATGGCTTTGACTCGGACGGCGGCGCGGATGCTACAGGCAGAGTAGAAAATTTCGCCTGCGGGCCAAATGCTGACGCGACCGGAACTGGGGCCTTCGGGGCCAATACGGCCGTAGGAGATAACGCAAATGCCAGCGGCAATGACAGTTTCAATACCGCAGTGGGCAGCTTTTCCAACGCATCAGGCGAGGGTTCGGTAAACAGTGCTTTCGGCCGAGGTGCCCGGGCCTTTGGGGACAACAGTTTTAATATCGCGGCAGGAAGAGATTCCATCGCCTCTGGCAATAATAGCAGCAATACCGCCTACGGTACTTATGCCGTTGCTGCCGGCGATCTCAGTTTCAACCTTGCCACCGGAGCGGGGGCTCAGGCCTCAGGCGACAATGGTAGAAATACTGCCATAGGATCTGATGCGCGCACTGAGGGTGACAATAGCCGCAACACGGCTATCGGCGCGCACTCTGGGGCGTTTGGCGCAAATAGCAGGAATACCGCAACAGGCGCGAATGCGGATGCAACCGGCGAGATGAGTTTCAACGTTGCCAGCGGCCATTTTTCTATAGCCAGAGGTGACAACAGCCGAAATATCTCCAGCGGCTATTTATCTAGGGCCGACGGTGATATCTCAAGAAACATAGCAATTGGTGATGGCGCAGACGCTAGCGGTGATGAAAGCGCCAATTTGGCCAATGGGTGGTCGAGTAACGCGAGCGGCGCGGTAGGTTTCAATATCGCAACGGGCGTCGCCGCTGATGCTAGCGGTAATGAGAGCGAGAATATTGCCTTAGGACGATTTGCAGATGCGAGCGGTGACAATAGCGGCAATATGGCGAATGGGTCATTTTCCAATGCGAGCGGCGCCACAAGCATCAACCTTGCGACAGGCAATAGTAGCGATGCCAGGGGTGATTTGAGTCGCAATATCGCCTCAGGCCATGTAGCCAATGCCAGCGGTGATTTAAGCCGCAATATCGCCTCAGGCGATGCGGCCAATGCCAGCGGTGATGATAGTGAGAATATCGCCATAGGGCTAGCGTCCAATGCCAGCGGCGACGACAGCGGCAATATGGCGAATGGGCGATTTTCTAATGCAAGCGGCGCCATGAGTAACAATATTGCGACAGGCAATGGAGCCAATGCCAGCGGTGATTTAGGTCGAAATATCGCCTTAGGCGAAGCGTCCAATGCCAGCGGCGAGGAAAGCTATAATATAGCAAATGGGGCGTTTTCTAATGCGAGTGGCGCCATGAGCCAAAATATTGCGACAGGCCTTAGGGCCGATGCCAGCGGCGCCATGAGTATCAATATTGCGACAGGCAATAGAGCCAATGCCAGCGGCGCGGAAAGTAACAATATAGCCAATGGATCGTTTTCCAATGCGAGTGGCGCCATGAGCCAAAATATTGCGACAGGCCTTAGGGCCGATGCCAGCGGTGATTTAGGCCGTAATATCGCCTCAGGCGATGCCTCTAATGCTAGCGGCGAGGAAAGTTACAATATAGCAAATGGGGCGTTTTCCAATGCGAGCGGCGCCATGAGTAACAATATTGCGACAGGCAATGGAGCCGATGCCAGCGGTGATTTAGGTCGCAATATCGCCTCAGGCGATTCCTCCAATGCCAGCGGCGAGGAAAGTTACAATATAGCAAATGGGGCGTTTTCCAATGCGAGCGGCGCCATGAGTAACAATATTGCGACAGGCACTGGAGCCAATGCCAGCGGCGAGGAAAGTAACAATATAGCCAATGGATCGTTTTCCAATGCGAGTGGCAATAATAGCTTCAACACGGCGAGCGGGATCTATTCGATTGCTACGGGTGACAACAGCGATAACTATGCAGTTGGGCGTAATGCAATAGCCTTTGGAAATAATAGTACCAACAACGCCATCGGCCGATTTTCTGATGCTAGTGGCTCCAACAGTGCCAATATATCCTATGGTGCCGGGGCGGTATCCCAAGGCGATAACAGTTTCAATACCGCCATTGGTGATGGTTCAAATGCGTCTGGTGACTCTAGTAACAATATTGCCAACGGAAGACGCAACAATGCCTCAGGTAATGAAAGCCGCAATATTGCTTTCGGTTTAGGGGCCGTCTCAGCCGGTAACTTTAGTGATAATTACGCAACCGGTCTTGCCGCCAATGCGAGTGGGACTAATAGCCAAAACATGGCCAACGGACGCGCATCAAATGCTAGCGGTGACGGCAGCGCCAATATCGCCTTTGGGGCGGACTTAAATTATGACGGCACAGGTGCAGATGCCCGCGGCCCCGGCACGATGCAAATCGCCATTGGCGCTGACAGTGCTGCAACAGGCGAGAATGCCTTGGCGATTGGCGGGCAGGCGCAAGCCACCTTTGCTAATTCCATTGCCCTCGGCATGGGCTCCATCACCTATCGCGCAAATACTGTTTCTGTCGGCGCGGTCGGTGCTGAACGGCAAATTACGAATGTCGCCGCAGGTACACAGGGCACAGACGCGGTAAATGTGAACCAATTAAATGGTGTTCAGTCGACTGTGAACACGAATAGTACGGCCATCGGCGCCAATAGCGCAGCGATTGGAAATAATGGTACGGCCATAGCAGGCAACACAGCCGCCATTGGCACAAACAGTACAGCCATAGCCGGAAACACGGCTGCCATCGGCACGAACACGACAGCCATAGCGGGCAATACCGCCGCCATCGGCACTAACACGACAGCCATAGCGGGCAATACCGCCGCGATTGGCGCGAACAGCACAGCCATAGCCGGCAATACTACGGCGATTAATAGCGTCAGAGCCGACCTCACCACGACGCAAAGTGATGTCGCCGCCAACACGGCCTCTATAGGAACGAATACGGCCGCCATATCTACAAACAGCACCCGTATTCAAGGGAATGCCAATAATATAGCGGCCATAGAAACCGATATTAGCGGCGTAACAACGCGCGTGACGGCGGCGGAAACTGGTGTGGCTGACAATCGCACGGCTATTGCTTCAAACTCTCAATCAATTGCAGGCAACTCGGCGCGCATTACAACCAATGCCGCAGACATCATGGCAAATTCTGGATTAATTGCGTCCAATAGTTTGGGTATATCAGCGAATAAATCAGCGATAGATTTAAATACAGCAGCCATTTCAAATAACGCCGAGGGCCTAAGCAAAGTCAGGCACGGATCTGCGGCTTTGGCCTCTATTCCTGATCTTTATTTAGGGTCTGATGAAACATGGAGCATTGCGGGTGGATTGGCGCTTTATGATGATGGATTTGGCGGCTCAGAAACGGGTTTTGGGGGCGGCATACAAATGCGTAGTCGCACCTCTGATAAATGGTCTGTTGGCATCTCTAGCGCCATTTCGGGCGACGCCGCAATCGTTCGCGTCCAAGGCCGCATAGGCGGCTAA
- a CDS encoding GIY-YIG nuclease family protein, with the protein MSAIDRVKSLHLKPNSFPICDDCIAVKAKLSSRQESNIISRKLIQTTRFDRRKDYCGSCGGLKYVMFANKMGRSVIQKRPKEVARPRELSQIKPASTKTYFGENRERNIDLLKEIGFVSIGYWQDNNGEPELIQNDMHDASPALYAFVECGQVLYVGKTKQNLKKRLYFYSKPGVSQATNIRINANLKAALFDGREIDMYGFNDVRPMKVGAFYLNFSAALEDSIIDTLKPKWNLR; encoded by the coding sequence ATGAGTGCAATTGATAGAGTTAAATCTCTACACTTAAAACCAAACTCATTTCCAATCTGTGATGACTGTATCGCGGTTAAAGCGAAATTGTCTTCTCGCCAAGAGTCAAATATTATCTCCCGAAAATTAATTCAAACGACAAGATTTGATAGAAGGAAAGATTATTGTGGTTCATGTGGTGGGTTAAAATATGTTATGTTTGCAAATAAAATGGGGCGTAGTGTTATTCAGAAGCGTCCTAAGGAAGTTGCTCGTCCAAGAGAACTTTCTCAGATTAAACCTGCTTCAACGAAAACCTACTTTGGTGAGAATAGGGAGAGAAATATTGACCTACTTAAAGAAATTGGCTTCGTTTCAATTGGCTATTGGCAAGATAATAATGGAGAGCCAGAGTTAATTCAAAATGATATGCATGACGCCTCTCCGGCTCTTTATGCATTTGTAGAGTGTGGCCAAGTTTTATATGTTGGTAAGACGAAGCAAAATTTGAAAAAACGCCTCTACTTTTATTCCAAACCGGGCGTATCTCAGGCGACAAATATTCGTATAAATGCAAATTTGAAAGCTGCACTGTTCGATGGCAGAGAGATTGATATGTATGGTTTTAATGACGTTCGCCCTATGAAGGTTGGAGCGTTTTATCTGAATTTTTCTGCAGCTCTAGAGGATAGTATTATTGATACGTTAAAACCAAAATGGAATTTGCGATAG
- a CDS encoding BaiN/RdsA family NAD(P)/FAD-dependent oxidoreductase, with translation MSYDLIIIGAGAAGLMCAGRAVQGGLSVLVLDHAKRPGEKIRISGGGRCNFTNIHCTHKNFISQNPHFARSALARYTPQDFIDLVERYGIAWHEKTKGQLFCDESAQQIIDMLLEEAKGMELRLECNVLGVDKFDAGFVVTTSREAIEAKAVVVACGGPSIPKMGASRFGYELALRFELPLVEPAPALVPLTFTGELKEPIAALSGVSTNSVVSHPGHDFEEALLFTHRGLSGPAILQISSYWNPGDSITINLAPDIDILTALKKARTETPKQTPEIWLSQYLPKRLAAYLASHIKQLRLADMNDAALNNLALMVNHWHVTPAGSEGYRKAEVTKGGVDTNSLSSKTMEVKSVKGLYFIGEVVDVTGHLGGHNFQWAWASGAACAEAIIAAR, from the coding sequence ATGTCTTATGATCTTATCATTATTGGCGCAGGGGCGGCGGGCCTTATGTGCGCGGGGCGCGCCGTGCAAGGCGGGCTGTCTGTACTGGTGCTTGACCATGCCAAACGTCCCGGAGAAAAAATCCGTATTAGCGGCGGCGGGCGGTGCAATTTCACCAATATTCACTGCACGCATAAAAACTTCATTTCGCAAAATCCGCATTTTGCGCGTTCTGCTCTTGCCCGTTATACGCCGCAAGACTTCATTGATTTGGTCGAACGCTATGGCATTGCATGGCATGAAAAAACTAAAGGACAGCTGTTTTGCGATGAGAGCGCGCAGCAAATAATTGATATGCTTCTCGAAGAAGCTAAAGGCATGGAACTGCGTTTGGAATGCAATGTTTTGGGGGTCGATAAATTTGACGCAGGTTTTGTCGTGACCACATCGCGCGAAGCGATAGAGGCCAAAGCCGTGGTTGTCGCCTGCGGCGGGCCGAGCATCCCCAAAATGGGCGCTTCGCGGTTTGGCTATGAACTCGCTTTGCGCTTTGAACTCCCCCTTGTGGAGCCCGCCCCTGCCCTCGTGCCGCTGACCTTTACGGGGGAGCTGAAAGAGCCCATCGCCGCCCTGTCTGGGGTCAGCACGAATAGCGTCGTCAGCCATCCCGGCCATGATTTTGAAGAGGCGCTTCTCTTCACTCATCGCGGTTTATCAGGGCCTGCCATTTTACAAATTTCGTCTTATTGGAATCCCGGCGATTCCATCACGATTAACCTTGCCCCCGATATTGATATATTAACGGCGTTAAAAAAGGCGCGAACAGAAACGCCCAAGCAAACGCCCGAAATTTGGCTCTCGCAATATTTGCCGAAACGTCTGGCGGCCTATTTGGCGTCACATATTAAACAGCTTCGTCTGGCCGATATGAATGATGCTGCGCTCAACAACCTCGCGCTTATGGTCAATCATTGGCACGTCACCCCCGCCGGTAGTGAGGGATACCGCAAAGCCGAAGTCACGAAAGGCGGCGTCGATACGAACAGTCTGTCCTCTAAAACTATGGAAGTGAAATCTGTGAAAGGGCTCTATTTTATTGGCGAAGTCGTTGACGTAACCGGGCATTTAGGGGGGCATAATTTCCAATGGGCTTGGGCAAGCGGCGCGGCCTGCGCCGAAGCGATTATCGCTGCGCGTTAA
- a CDS encoding sulfite exporter TauE/SafE family protein: MIEDPIFWIAAIFAVLITGVSKGGLGGLGLFAVPIMALTISPVQAAGIMLPILIVMDWVSLWSYRKLWDKLTIIRILPAAILGVALGGVFAGGVNDDIVRILVGVIAVSFPIYAAVKPFLKLTPESAPVVYATSGPWFSPMGIMAGIAAGFTSFIAHAGGPPFQAYVMPKNLEKRVYAATAVMFFTVVNLVKLIPYAALGQFDATNLKTSAMLIPLAPIGVWIGIWAVKRVNQTVFYRIIYALIFITGLKLIFDGLF; this comes from the coding sequence ATGATTGAAGATCCTATATTTTGGATAGCTGCAATATTTGCTGTTCTCATCACAGGTGTGTCCAAAGGCGGGTTAGGCGGTTTAGGTCTGTTCGCGGTTCCCATCATGGCGTTGACGATATCACCTGTTCAAGCCGCAGGGATTATGCTGCCTATTCTTATTGTCATGGATTGGGTCAGCCTTTGGTCCTATCGTAAGCTGTGGGATAAATTGACGATAATCAGAATTTTACCTGCCGCTATTTTGGGCGTAGCGCTGGGCGGCGTTTTTGCCGGCGGGGTTAATGATGATATTGTACGGATACTGGTTGGCGTGATTGCTGTTTCCTTTCCTATTTATGCGGCGGTGAAACCCTTTTTAAAACTCACCCCAGAATCCGCCCCTGTGGTTTATGCCACATCTGGGCCGTGGTTCAGCCCTATGGGAATAATGGCTGGTATAGCCGCAGGCTTTACCAGCTTTATTGCCCATGCCGGCGGGCCGCCTTTCCAAGCCTATGTTATGCCGAAGAATTTGGAAAAACGGGTATATGCGGCGACGGCGGTGATGTTTTTTACAGTTGTGAACCTTGTGAAACTTATTCCTTATGCTGCGCTGGGGCAGTTTGATGCGACCAACCTTAAAACCTCGGCGATGCTTATTCCTTTGGCGCCAATTGGCGTTTGGATTGGCATTTGGGCCGTGAAGCGAGTGAACCAAACTGTTTTCTATCGTATCATTTATGCTCTGATTTTCATAACGGGGTTAAAGCTGATTTTTGACGGGCTGTTTTAA
- a CDS encoding 5-oxoprolinase subunit PxpA, producing the protein MKVIDLNADVGEADNADWAQSEADILRFVSSANIACGGHAGDKETMRLTLQNAKQNNVSVGAHPAYPDRKNFGRKSLTLGKDISQADLKQSLTNQITTLMEVAAEEGVTIAYVKPHGALYNDAVKDAIKAELIASVIHALNPSLIFMGGPNSEMAQAAKAYGLEFIAEGFIDRRYTDDGHLLNRRRQGAVLATDESRIDQAVSLAVEGSVKTQSGKTLHIHPQSLCLHGDSAGAVETARKTKAALEQANISIQSFALPQFSKNLKQGSP; encoded by the coding sequence ATGAAAGTCATTGATTTAAATGCAGATGTTGGCGAAGCAGATAACGCGGATTGGGCGCAATCCGAAGCCGATATTCTCCGTTTTGTAAGCTCTGCCAATATCGCTTGCGGGGGTCATGCGGGCGATAAAGAGACAATGCGCCTAACCCTTCAAAACGCCAAGCAAAACAATGTGAGCGTTGGGGCGCACCCTGCCTATCCTGATCGCAAAAATTTTGGGCGTAAATCTTTGACGCTTGGGAAAGACATAAGCCAAGCCGATTTAAAACAATCCCTTACAAATCAGATTACAACTCTGATGGAGGTCGCCGCAGAGGAAGGCGTAACGATAGCCTATGTTAAGCCTCATGGCGCGCTTTATAATGATGCCGTAAAAGACGCCATAAAGGCCGAGTTAATCGCCTCTGTTATTCACGCGTTAAATCCGTCTCTCATATTCATGGGCGGACCAAATTCTGAAATGGCACAAGCGGCGAAGGCCTATGGATTAGAATTTATAGCCGAAGGTTTCATAGACAGACGCTATACAGATGATGGGCATTTACTGAACCGACGCCGCCAAGGCGCTGTCTTGGCCACAGATGAAAGCCGAATTGACCAAGCTGTCTCACTCGCAGTTGAAGGGAGCGTGAAAACCCAAAGCGGCAAAACCTTACATATTCACCCCCAATCCCTTTGCTTACATGGGGATAGCGCGGGGGCTGTCGAAACAGCCCGAAAAACGAAGGCCGCCTTAGAACAAGCCAATATCAGTATTCAGTCTTTTGCATTGCCTCAATTCTCTAAAAATTTGAAACAAGGTTCGCCCTAA
- the pxpB gene encoding 5-oxoprolinase subunit PxpB: MPLKPQKTKLDPRVEPYGDNAVLVAYDVLGYSEKASNAIHQLSDTLRDMNLWTNVVPAYDSLMVTFNPMMIELSSALNTVKTSLNNLSKAKKDKPIKPIDIPVFYGGEDGPDMENICKSSKLTETQIIKRHSSRLYRVCLMGFIPGFAFLSETDKKLHHPRHATPRLKVAPGSIGIANWQTGIYGLESPGGWQIIGRTPLSIFDSKRQEPFALKAGDQVRFIPQGKV, from the coding sequence ATGCCCCTTAAACCCCAAAAAACAAAGTTGGATCCACGGGTAGAGCCTTATGGCGATAATGCTGTATTGGTGGCCTATGATGTTTTGGGCTATTCAGAAAAAGCGTCCAATGCAATCCATCAACTGTCCGATACATTGCGAGATATGAATCTTTGGACAAATGTTGTCCCTGCTTATGACAGCCTTATGGTGACGTTTAATCCGATGATGATTGAACTTTCTTCGGCTCTTAACACCGTAAAAACATCCCTTAACAACTTAAGCAAAGCCAAAAAAGATAAACCAATAAAGCCGATTGATATTCCCGTTTTTTATGGCGGCGAAGACGGTCCAGATATGGAAAATATTTGTAAATCCTCAAAGCTCACAGAAACGCAAATTATCAAGCGGCACAGCAGCCGTCTTTATCGTGTTTGCCTTATGGGCTTCATTCCCGGTTTTGCGTTTTTATCTGAAACAGACAAAAAGCTTCACCATCCCCGCCATGCGACCCCGCGATTAAAAGTGGCGCCAGGCTCAATTGGCATCGCGAATTGGCAAACAGGAATATATGGTTTGGAAAGCCCCGGCGGCTGGCAAATTATTGGGCGCACGCCTCTTTCTATATTTGATTCAAAACGCCAAGAGCCTTTTGCTCTTAAGGCTGGTGATCAAGTCAGATTTATACCACAAGGCAAAGTCTAA